A region from the Clostridium beijerinckii genome encodes:
- a CDS encoding GTP-binding protein has protein sequence MDFFKSCVDRQKRIDKVVNIIENEDITSKNLLVNERIINPAHYVVMLGETSSGKSALINSIFDKRVLVESVKPTTGVVTEVVIDSDSEESFIAINKDSSIEVLDKDKFDVFTVKPNENLNRLKYVGNCKETNYNGMRLFDTPGYGSLISEHEEILKDFIPESDFIVYVVSYRVGLGDDDFQFLKYVGEIINDNVEVVLAINMCPKDVQEDNKRICEIKKSVNECIHKDVKSFFIESSSEKNPETKKLWDYIYERVNDPNKKEELSKILKNYQDYILGECDIKINSKIANIEGEKENVEERINIIKEFLDKKENILETIDKSFARIKIKSIKLIDKSDLKIKELITEYINDESKWSMKEETFALMQHYYVPKLTNEQTENLLTYIEDEIISLDRVIDNMLNIEITKLENKVRINTPSYTKVMEGIIEKHIGDTIKQVMGEMFRKASKRNNGKVKKINSYSKNLKKLTNVLERTSIGVRTNNLNHLVKTIKATSVKGITESLNVFTDSIFFLYDSLTWQTKINEISMEAIDNWANDVEYAIRKYLDELKETNKEEIISLFDELSEEFSTNEKALENISSDELVKYKKEIEFLLHKCLLISV, from the coding sequence TAGTATATTTGATAAAAGGGTATTAGTTGAAAGTGTTAAACCAACTACAGGAGTTGTTACTGAAGTTGTTATAGATAGCGACTCAGAAGAGTCTTTTATAGCAATAAATAAGGATTCAAGTATTGAAGTTTTAGATAAGGATAAGTTTGATGTCTTTACAGTAAAACCAAATGAAAATTTAAATAGATTAAAATATGTTGGAAACTGTAAGGAAACTAACTACAATGGAATGAGACTTTTTGATACTCCTGGATATGGTTCTCTTATAAGTGAGCATGAAGAAATTTTAAAAGATTTTATACCAGAAAGTGATTTTATTGTTTATGTTGTTTCTTATAGAGTTGGGCTTGGAGATGATGATTTCCAATTCTTAAAGTATGTTGGAGAAATAATAAATGATAATGTGGAAGTTGTTTTAGCTATAAACATGTGTCCAAAAGATGTTCAAGAGGATAATAAGAGAATATGTGAAATCAAAAAAAGTGTTAATGAATGTATACACAAAGATGTAAAATCATTTTTCATAGAAAGTAGTAGTGAAAAGAATCCAGAGACAAAAAAACTTTGGGATTATATTTATGAAAGGGTCAATGATCCTAATAAGAAGGAAGAACTTTCAAAAATATTGAAAAATTATCAAGATTACATATTGGGTGAATGTGATATAAAGATTAATTCTAAAATTGCCAATATTGAAGGTGAGAAAGAAAATGTAGAAGAAAGAATAAATATAATTAAAGAATTTTTAGATAAAAAAGAAAATATATTAGAAACAATAGATAAATCTTTTGCAAGAATAAAAATAAAATCTATAAAGCTTATAGATAAGTCTGATCTTAAGATTAAAGAATTAATTACAGAATACATAAATGATGAAAGCAAATGGTCTATGAAAGAAGAAACTTTTGCTCTAATGCAACATTATTATGTACCAAAGCTTACAAATGAACAAACTGAAAATTTATTAACTTACATTGAAGATGAAATTATTTCTTTAGATAGAGTTATTGATAATATGTTAAATATAGAAATTACTAAATTAGAAAATAAGGTAAGGATAAATACTCCTTCATATACTAAAGTTATGGAAGGCATTATAGAAAAACATATTGGGGACACTATAAAACAAGTTATGGGAGAAATGTTTAGAAAAGCTTCTAAAAGAAATAATGGAAAAGTTAAAAAGATTAATTCATATAGCAAAAATTTAAAGAAGCTTACAAATGTTTTAGAAAGAACATCTATTGGAGTAAGAACTAATAATTTAAATCATTTAGTAAAAACCATAAAAGCCACATCTGTAAAAGGAATCACAGAATCTTTAAATGTTTTTACAGATTCAATATTTTTCTTATATGACTCATTAACTTGGCAAACAAAAATAAATGAAATATCAATGGAAGCTATAGATAATTGGGCCAATGATGTTGAGTATGCCATAAGAAAATACTTGGATGAATTGAAAGAAACAAATAAAGAGGAGATAATATCCTTATTTGATGAACTAAGTGAAGAATTTAGTACAAATGAAAAGGCATTAGAAAATATAAGTTCAGATGAGTTAGTTAAATATAAAAAAGAAATAGAATTTTTATTACATAAATGTTTACTTATATCTGTGTAA